A region of the Conyzicola lurida genome:
GTGAGGTCATGACGGATCTCGCCGGAAAGAACATCCTCGTCGTCGGCGCCACCGGGGCTCTCGGGTCCCGGCTCGCGCGACGGCTGGCCGACGCCGGTGCCACGCTGGTGCTGACCGGCACCGACAGCTCTCGCCTGGCACAGCTCGACGTGCCGGGCCGACGACTGGTCGTCGATCTGACCGACGGGCCGGATGCCGCAGCGACACTGGCCGCGGAATCCCTCGGGGGTCTCGACGGCGTCGTCGTCGCGGCCGGCGTGGTCGCCTTCGGCCCCGCGGGCGCGCTCGACCCGGCGACCGTCGCCCGGCTCTTTGCGGTGAACGCGGCGGGTCCGATCGCGCTCATCGCCGCGGCTCTGCCGCTGCTCGCCGAGTCCGCCACCGAGGCGCGGGAGCCCTTCGTCGTGACGATCAGCGGCGTCGTCGCGGAGTCGCCGACAGCGGGTCTCGCGGCTTACTCCGCGTCAAAAGCGGCGCTGGCGGCGTTTATGGCCGCGGCGTCCCGGGAAATGCGGCGCAGCGGCATCCGTCTGCTCGACGCGCGCCCCGGGCACATCGAGACCGGCCTGGCGACGCGGGCGATCGCGGGCACCGCGCCCGCGTTCCCCACCGGACTCGACCCGGACGCGGTCGCCGACCGAATCGTCGCCGCCATCGAGGGCGACGAAAAGGACCTGCCCAGTACCGCTTTCTGACCCCCGCCGTGCACCGCGGTCGACAGGATCGCCCGGCTCCCAGAAGCCAATCGGTCCTGTCGAGCGCGTGGCCCGACCGGATGATCCTGTCGAGCGGGTGGAGCAGGGGGTCGCTACCGCAGATTCCGCGGCACGTGTGGCGCATACCGCGGCACGTAGCGCAGCAGGATGCCCGCGCCCACGAGTCCGAGCACGCCCATCACCCCGGCGGCCGCCGCGATCGAGACCGCACCGGTGATGCCCGCGATCAGCAGCGGACCCGTCGCGCTGCCGAGGTCGCCCGTGAAGCGCCACGCCCCGAGGAACGGGGCGGGGTTCTTTTTGTCGGCCAGGTCGGCACCGAGGGTCATGAGGATGCCGCTGCCGACGCCGTTCGCGAGTGACATGAACATCGCGGTCGAGATGAACCAGACGACCGTCGAGGGCAGATCGTGGCTGAACGCCAGTGCGAGGTGCCCGAGGCCGAGCCCGACCATCGACGGCACGGCGCTCCAGAGCCGGCCGAAGCGGTCCATGATCTGGCCGCTCGCGTAGAACAGGGCGAAGTCGATTCCCGCGGCGATGCCGATGATGAGGGCGGTGTTCGGCTCGCTGATGCCGATGCTGACGGCCCAGAGGGGGAGGATGATCATCCGGCTGGCGCGCAGCATGCCGATGAGTGCCGCTCCCGTGCCGAGCTTGGTGAGCACCGCGCGGTTGTCGTAGATGGTGCGGAACAGGCCGCGTGCCTCCTGCTCGACGAGCGCCTCGCCCTCGCGCAGCTCGGCGCCCCGTGCGACGCCCGCCTCGCCGCGCACCTTGCCGACCGAGCCGAACGACGCGGTGGGGTCGCGCAGCAGCATCAGGCTGACGGCCGCCGCGAGGCAGCAGACGATGTGGATCCAGAACGACGATGCCGCCGTTCCGGTCAGGTGGATGACCGCGGCGGTGATGAACGGGCCGACGAAGGCACCGGCGCGGAAGGTGCCGCCGAGGGTGGAGAGTGCGCGGGCCCGGTAGGCGACCGGCACGAAGCTCGTCATAAACGCGTGCCGAGCGAGGGCGAAGACCGCGGTCGCGAGCCCGACCAGGAAGATTCCGAAGCCGAGCGCGACCGGGTTCGGCGCGATCACGCAGACCACGAGTCCGACGATCGACAGCAGCGCGGCGCCGATCATGGCGGGGCGTTCGCCGACCCGTGCAACGAGCCAGCCGCTCGGGATGTCGCCGAGCAGCTCGCCCAACATCAGCAGGGCCGCGACGAACCCGGCGATCGCGAGAGTCGCGCCGAGGTTGCCGGCCACGATCGGGATCATCGGGATGATCGCACCCTCGCCGATCGAGAACAGCAGGGTGGGGAGGAGCGCCGGAAGTGCGATCGATCGCCAACGGAACGGTTGCTCGGCGGTAGTCACTCGTTCGACTGTACTCCCGCGCGCGGAAGGTCCCCGACGGGCAGCGGGTAGACTCGCACCGACATGGACGAGCTGGATTTTTCTGTAGAGATTGCTGCCCTTCGATCGACGTTCGCGGATATCCGCTCGGTCGTCGGCGTTGACCGACTCGAGGCGGAGATCGCCGACCTCAGCGAACAGGCCGGTGTCCCCGACCTCTGGGACGACACCGACAAGGCGCAGAAGGTCACGAGCGACCTGAGCCACCGCCAGGCCGAGCTCGCCAAGATCGTGAGCATCGCCTCGCGTCTCGACGACCTCGAGATCATGGTCGAGCTGGCCAACGACGAGTCGGATGCCGCGGCCGCCGACGAGGCGAAAGCCGAACTGAAGTCGATCGAGAAGATCCTCGGCGACCTCGAGGTGCAGACGCTTCTCGACGGCGAGTACGACGCGCACCCCGCGGTCATCACGATCCGCGCCGGAGCCGGGGGAGTGGACGCCGCCGACTTCGCCGACATGCTCTTCCGCATGTACCTGCGCTGGGCCGAGAAGCACGGCTACTCCGCCACCGTCATGGACACGAGCTACGCCGAAGAGGCCGGCATCAAGTCGGCCACCTTCGAGATCGACGCGCCCTACGCGTTCGGCACCCTGAGCGTCGAGGCCGGCACCCACCGCCTCGTGCGTATGTCGCCGTTCGGTGCGGCCGGCAAGCGTCAGACCAGCTTCGCCGCGGTCGAGGTCATCCCGCTGCTCGAAGAGGCCGTGGCCATCGACATCCCCGAGAACGACCTCCGCGTCGACGTCTTCCGTTCCTCCGGCCCCGGCGGCCAGTCGGTCAACACCACCGACTCCGCCGTGCGCCTCACCCACATCCCCACCGGCACCGTCGTCTCGATGCAGAACGAGAAGAGCCAGATCCAGAACCGCGCCGCCGCCATGCGCGTGCTGCAGTCGCGACTGCTCATCATCCAGAAGGAACAGGAAGCCGCGACCAAGAAGGAGTTCGCCGGTGTGATCACCGCGAGCTGGGGCGACCAGATGCGCAGCTACGTGCTCGCCCCGTACCAGATGGTCAAGGACCTCCGCACCGAATACGAGGAGGGCAACCCCTCCAAGGTGTTCGACGGCGACCTCGACGGATTCATCAACGCCGGCATCAAGTGGCGTAAGAGAGACAAGGACTAGACAGCATGCGCGAACTCATCACCTCCGGTTCCCCGTGGGAGGCGAAAATCGGGTACTCGCGTGCCGTCGTGGTCGGCGACACGATCTACATCTCCGCGTCGGCCGCGACCGGCCCCGACGGAAAAGTCGTCTCGCCCGAGCTCTACGCGCAGACTAAGCACGTGCTCGGGATGCTGTCCGGCATTCTGGATGACGCGGGCTTCAGCATCGCGGACGTGGTGCAGAGCCGCCTCTACGTCTCCGACTTCGAGAACTGGTCGGAGGCCACCCGCGCCCACGGCGAGGTCTTCGGCGACATCCGCCCCGCGTTCGCGCTCGTGCACGCCTTGCCGTTCATCGACCCCGAGATCCTCGTCGAGGTCGAACTCACCGCGGTCCGCGAATCGCTCTAGCCGTCGGCATCCGTCGTTCGTATAAAAACGCGCCGCCGACGCGTCCGTTCCTGTGAACGTTGCATTCCCGGGGGTGTCGCTAGAGGCATCCGCCGATCGCATGCCTAGGCTCATCACGAAATGATTCGCTTTGATTCCGTCTCCAAGTTGTACTCGGGGAACACTCGTCCGGCGCTCAACAACGTCAGCCTCGAGGTTCTCAAGGGTGAATTCGTCTTCCTCGTCGGCGCGTCCGGGTCGGGCAAGTCGAGTTTTCTGCGTCTCGTCCTGAAGGAAGAGAAACCCTCCCAGGGGCAGATCCACGTGCTCGGGCAGCAGCTCGGCACCATTTCGAACCGCAAGGTTCCCTACTTCCGCCGCAACCTCGGGGTCGTCTTCCAGGACTTCCGTCTGCTGCCGCAGAAGACGGTCTTCGACAACGTCGCCTTCACCCTCCAGGTGATCGGCAAGAGCCGCGGATTCATCCAGGAAGCCGTCCCCGACGTGCTCAAGATGGTCGGACTCGCCGGCAAGACCGCGCGCTTCCCCCACGAACTCTCCGGTGGCGAGCAGCAGCGCGTGGCGATCGCGCGCGCGATCGTCAACAAGCCCGCCATCCTGCTGGCCGACGAGCCGACGGGAAACCTCGACCCGGTCACCAGCGCGGGAATCATGACGCTGCTGCAGCGCATCAACCTCGGGGGCACCACCGTCATCATGGCAACACACGACGCGGGCATCGTCGACCAGATGAAGCGCCGCGTCATCGAACTCACCAGCGGCCAGATCGTGCGCGACGAGCGGGAGGGCGGCTACCAGACCCAGGCCATCCCCGTCCAGCAACTCGGGCTCGAGGGTGAGGCCGCACGATGAGGCTCGGACTCGTTCTCGGCGAGGCGGCGAGCGGCCTGCGCCGCAACGTCTCGATGGTCATCTCCGTCGTGCTCGTCACGTTCATCTCGCTCACCTTCGTCGGTGCGGCGATCCTGCTCCAGATGCAGATCGGCGAGATGAAGGGCTACTGGTACGACCGTGCCCAGGTCGCCGTCTACATGTGCACCGCGACCGACAACACCGGCAACTGCGCACAGCAGGAAGCGACACAGGAGCAGATCGACCAGGTCGAGGCGCAGCTGGAATCACAGACCCTCGCCCCGTTCATCGACCGCTTCGAGTACGAGACGCACGAGCAGGCGTTCGCCAATTTCCAGGAGCAGTTCTCCGACAGCCCGATCACCGGGTTCGTCACCGCGGAGATGCTGCCAGAGAGCTTCCGCGTCAACCTCAACGACCCGACACAGGCCGACATCCTCATCGAGAGCCTGTCGTCGAGCGCCGGGGTGCAGGCGGTCGAAGACCAGAGGCGGTACCTCGACTCGATCTTCGCCGTGCTCAACGCCGCCAGTTTCACCGCCATCGGTCTCGCGACGCTCATGCTGATCGCGGCCGTGCTGCTCATCGCCACGACCATCCGGCTCAGTGCCTTCTCGCGCCGGCGGGAGCTCGGCATCATGCGGCTCGTCGGTGCGTCGAACCGGTTCATCCAGACGCCGTTCATCCTCGAGGGCGTCTTCGCGGCGCTCATCGGATCGGTGCTCGCCGGCGGTGCCGTGCTCGCGATCGTGCAGTTCTTCGTCAAGGGGTATCTCGCCGAAACGCTGGGCAGTACCACGACACTCGTCGGCCTCGACGAGGCCATCATCGTGGTGCCGATACTCATCGTCGTGGGCGGTGTGCTTGCCGCGGCATCCGCCGGATTTGCCATCAGCCGCTACCTCAAGGTCTAACCGGGGCTAGACTGAACGGCTGCGCCCAAGTCGGGGCGCACTGATAGGGACGAAAGCATGCCACGCGAAAAGGGCCAGAAGGTTGTTGCCAGCAACAAGAAGGCGCGCCACGACTACCTGATCGAAACCACGTACGAGGCCGGACTGGTCCTCACGGGGACCGAGGTCAAGTCGCTGCGTGCCGGTCGGGCGACCCTTGTCGACGGCTACGGCTTCATCGAGAGTGGCGAGGCGTGGCTCGACGCGGTGCACATCCCCGAGTTCAACCACGGGTCGTGGAACAACCATCCCGTACGGCGCAAGCGCAAGATGCTGCTGCACAAGGAGCAGATCCTCAAGATCCATAACAAGATCAAGGACGGCGGATACACGCTGATCCCGCTCTCGATCTACTTCTCGAACGGCAACGCCAAGGTCGAGATCGCGATCGCCAAGGGTAAAAAAGAGTACGACAAGCGCCAGACGCTGCGCGAACGCCAGGACAAGCGCGAGTCGGACCGCGCCATGTCGGCCCGCCGGCACCTGGGCGACTGACCCGTTTCGCCCGCTACTCCAGCAGCTTTCCCGCCACCGACACCTCGTCGCGCATTAGCTCCGCGATCTCGGCGGGCACCTCGGGGATCGCCTCCCGGGCCACCGTGCCGTCGAGCGACCAGACCAGGTTGACCTGCAGCGACGGGTCGAGCTCCGGGTAGTCGCTGCGGTTGTGCGCGCCCCGCGTCTCGCGACGCTCGAGGGCGGCCTGCAGCGTCGCCCGTGCGGCGATCGCGGCGGCCTTCAGGTCGAACGCGTGGGCCAGATCCTGGAACCCTGCGACATCCGGGTGGATGCCGAGCCCGGCGAACCTCGCTTCGATGGCGTCCAGCTCGGCCAGGCCGGCGACGAGGCCCGCCTCGTCACGCACGACTCCAGCGTGCTCGGTCATGGTGTTCCGGATGGCGCGCTGGAGGGCCCGCACGTTCTCTTCGCCGTCCGCGGCGAGCAGCCCGGCGATCTCGGCGCGGGCCTCGTCGACGGCCTCGGGGGAGCGCTGCTGGCTCAGCAGGCCGGCGCTGTACTCGGCAGCGGCCTCGCCGACGATACGGCCGAAGACGAGCAGCTCAATGAGCGAGTTGCCGCCGAGCCGGTTGGCTCCGTGCAAGCCGCTCGACGCTTCGCCGATCGCGTAGAGGCCGGTGACGTCGGTGGAGTGGTCGTCGGGGCGCACCCACACGCCGCCCATCGAGTAGTGCGCGGTGGGCGCGATCTCCATCGGCGTGGTCGTGACGTCGAGCATCTGCAACTCGAGCATCGTCTGGTAGACGCGGGGGAGTTTCGTCATGATCGTCTCGCGCGGCAGGTGCGAGATGTCGAGCAGCACGGCGCCTTTCTCGGTACCGCGCCCCTCTTTGATCTCGGTGTACGCCGCGAGGGCGACCCGGTCGCGCGTGGATAGTTCCATGCGCTCGGGGTCGTACTTCTCCATAAACCGTTCGCCGAGCGAGTTGTACAGGTGGCCGCCCTCGCCGCGCGCCGCCTCGCTGATGAGGGTGCCGGCGGCGTTCTCGGGTTCGATGATGCCGCTCGGGTGGAACTGCACGAGTTCGGGGTCGCGGATGCGGCCTCCCGCGAGCACCGCGAGGCGGAACGAGTCTCCCGTATTCTCGTCGCGGCGGCTCGACGTGCGGCGCCAGATGCGGTTGTGGCCGCCGGCCGCGAGGATGACCGCGTCGGCGTGGATGAGCACGCGCGACCCGTCGTTGAGGTTGAAGCCGTAGGCGCCGAAGACCACGTTGTCCTTCACGAGGATGCGGGTGATGTACACCGAGTCGAGGATCGGGATGTCGAGCTGCGTCGCACGGTTCACGAGTGTGCGCTGGATCTCGAGGCCGGTGTAATCGCCGGCGAACGCGGTGCGGCGGTACTTGTGCGCGCCGAAGAAGCGCATGCTGATGCGGCCGTCTGCCTCGCGGGCGAACGGCATGCCGTAGCGCTCGAGGTCTTCGATGCCGCGGCGGGCGCCCTTGGTCACGATCTCGACGGTGTGCGGGTTGGCGAGCAGGTAGCTCTCCTTGATGGTGTCCGCGGCGTGCTGCTGCCAGGAGTCCTCGGCGTCCATCGTGCCGAGAGCCGCGTTGATGCCGCCGGCGGCGAGCGACGTGTGTGCGTCGTTCTTCGGCCGCTTGCCCACCGCGAGCACGTCGACACCCCGCTCCGAGAGCTCGATCGCGGCACGGAGCCCCGACCCTCCGGTGCCGATCACCAGGACCGAGGTGGAGATGCGGCGTTCCGGCGTAGCGTTCCGGTTCGCTGCCTGCTGGTTCATTGTCTGCGCTGACACGGTGTTGCTTCCTTTGTTCGGGGTTAGGTAGACCTAACTCCGACGGTACGCGCGCCTCGTCGGGGCAGACAGGGACTTAAGTCCCGACTGGCTGGCAATCGGGTGTGCACCCGTTGCCCCGGCCGCGGTCGGCCAGCGTCGAGACGGCTGCTACTCCAACCGCCGCTGCAGCGCCAGATTGACCCCGATACGCGACCGCCCGACCAGAATGGGCGTCCGTTGCTCGTCGATGAACGCGGGCGGCACCAGGTGCGGGCGTCCGCCGATCATGCGCATCTCGAAGTCGGAGCGGTGCAGCATGCGGTGGTGGTGCGGGCAGAGCAGCACCCCGTTGTCGATGTTCGTGGGTCCGCCCTTCGAAAACTCGACGACGTGGTGGCCGTCGGCCCACGCGGCAGGGGAGTGGCAGCCTGGCCACACGCAGCCGCCGTCGCGCACCGCGAGGGCCCGCATCTGCTGCTCGCTGAAGTACCGGCGTCCGCGGTACAGGTATAGCGGCTCCCCGTTCTCGCCCATCACGACGAGCGACATCCCGTTGGCGCAGACGAGTTCCCGCACGGTCGACGCCGCGACCGGCTCGTCTGCTCCGTCGATCCAGCCCACGCCGACTCCCCGTTCGAGTTCTTCGAGCGTGATGACGGCCGACACGTGGGCGGTCGACCGCATGTCGACGGGAGCGTTACCCGAGGCCCGCACGCCGGCCGTGATGAGCCCGGCGAAGATGTCGTACCGACGCTGGTCGCGCGTGCGCCCGTCGACGATCTCGGTCGTCGGTTCGCCGTCGTCGCCGGTCACGGTGCGGATGCCGCGGGCTTCGTCGCCCTCGGCGAGGAACCGGGGCGTGGTGCCCGGCTTCTCCGCTTCGTCGAACGCCGCCTGCAGGAGCGCGGCGTCGACGCCCACGAGGGTGCCGTGGAAGGAGCGCATGCCCTCGGTCTCCCGCCCCAGGATGAACGACCGCCGGCGGTAGATCTGTTCGTCGCGCGGTTCGGCGCCGTCGGGGTCGAGCGCCTCGCGCCAGGCGCGGGCCTGCACGGCGACCTCGTCCGCGGGCGCGTGCCGCGCGGTCTCGACGAGCTCGCGCTCCGCGACGTCGCGGTTCCCGGCCGCGTCGAGCGAGCTGCCCGCGCGCTGCGCGGCCTGGTCGAGGTTGCGGACGATCGCCTCTGCGGCATCCACCCCTATCTCGCCGGCTTCCAGGGCCGAGCCGACCCGCGGGTGCTGCGCCGAGAGCAGCACTCCGTCGAACCCGCGGTCGCGGCGGATCGACTCGCCGAGACGGATGCGCCGGGCCGCCTCCCGCGGCGACACCAGCGTGAGCGCCTCGACGAGCATGGCCGCCTTACCGTGACCCAGCCGGAACGCGAGCGATTCGTTGCCGAGCCCGAACCGCGAGCGGTGCGCGAGCTCGGCGGCGACGCGGAGGCGGGCGGTGTCCATTAGGCGGCCGGCTCGCTCCAGTTCGACCGCGGCCGCGCACAGCTGCTCGTCGCTCATCCCGTCGAGGGGCGCGCTGGCGAACGTGTCGCTGTCGAGCGTCGCGCTGCTCGTGAACACGGTGTCCATAGACACACTGTGACCCCCACCACCGACACTGCTGTTATTGCTGGTCAGAAGGGGTTTTAGCCGTGGATAACCGCATCGAGTTGCCGTCTGTGGAGGACACGGCGGGGAGGGTGCGGGGCTGGTCTATCGGTGGGCTGCCCTCACCGCGCCACGAACCGCGCGTCCACCACCGCTGACACCTCGATGTCCTCGGGCTTGAGCGACAACTCGGGTTCCGAGCCGCCCGACGCCTTCATCGCCCGCATGGAGCCGGCGTCGGTCAGGGACTGCCCGTGCACCTGGTCCCCGAGCATCCCCGGGTCGGCGATCGCGACAGCGGTCACCGTGCCGAGCCCGATGCTCTGCGCGTACACGCTCGCCTTGGCGACCGCGTCCTTGACCGCGCGCGACCGCACCTCCGCCGTCACGCCCGTGCGGCGCGCGTCGGTGAGCGCCCACGCGATCGATCCGACCGAGACGCTGTCGGTCGCGGACACCGCTTCGATCCAGCGCGCGAGCGCCTCGAAGTCGCTGAACTTCACGGTGAACCCGATGCGCGCGTGATAGACGAGCGGAAGCTGCTTGCCCTCGTTGTTCCACGGCTTCTCGGTCCAGACCTGAATGCTGTCGCTGGCCCACCAGGTCACCGGCCCCGCCGCGGGGTCGTGCAGCGCGACGATGCTCTCGCGCACGGTCGTGGACGCGGCCAGGGCGCCGGCGAACGCGGGCTCGCGCTTGGCAGCCTCGCGGTGCACCGAGACCGAGACGGTCGCGCGCTCGGCGGGGTAGAAGGCCGAGAATTTTCCCTGCACCGTGATGATCGTCTCGCTCATTTTTTCCTCTCGGGACTGCGCAGCGCCGCATGCGTGTTCTAGAATAGAGGGCTGCATCCGATGGAAGCAGCTTTGATAACTCAACAGCGCGCGACAGTGCCACACTCTTCACAGGGTGAACATGGGGATGATCGGTTTCGACATTGCCTGCAAAACTGTGAGAAGCGGGTCGAGGATGCAGGCTTATCTCGTAAACGATGTCTGCAAACTATAAGTGCCGATTCCAAGCGCACTGACTTCGCCCTCGCTGCCTAAGCGAGCGCACTAAAGAAGTCCGTCAGTCCGAGGATGCTCTCTACTCGGGGGCTGGCGTAATTTAGAGAGATTGCTGCGTGGTTACGCCTTAGGGCTACGCGGGACTTGAACTATGGCTGGGCTCGTTGACCTAGATGCTCGCAGCAAAGGTCAGAGCCAAGTAGAACGTCTTTGCGAGCTACACCCGTAGAAGGCACAGAATTACAGCAGTGGACCGGGGTTCAATTCCCCGCATCTCCACCATGGGCGCTGTCGCGCGTTGTTGATCACACTCGCGTTGTCGATCAGACTCCGGGATGCCGCGGCGCAGGGCCCCGCCCGAGAGCACTTTCCCGTCCCGTGCGGCCCGCCGCCACCGGCATCCATTCGGCTATTTAAATTTGTACCCCCCACACGGGGTACAACCCGGCTATCATTTCACAATCACCTCTTCGCGTAAGCGAGAGCGTCGGTCACAGGCTGGACACCGTGCCGTCGACGAGAGGATCTTCCGCATCGACGCGGCCTCACCGACCACGCCCCTCCAGTGCAAAGGCCCTCCAATGACCGATGTCATCCGACCGACCCGTTCCGACGGAACGCCCGCGGACAACCACACCGACGACCGCCCCCACGCCCTCGCCAACGACGAGCAGGGCCGCCCGGTCTTCGTCAAGACCGGCGAGCCCGAGCGGCCGAAGTCGGTGCTGCGGCCCGAGATCCAGGCGTTGCGGGCCGTCGCCGTGCTCGTCGTCGTGGTGTACCACCTGTGGCCGGGCACCCTGACCGGCGGTTTCGTGGGCGTCGACGTATTCTTCGTGATCTCCGGATTCCTCATCACCGCGCACCTGCTGCGCGAGGCCGACCGCACCGGACGCATCTCGTTGCCGCGCTTCTGGGCCAGGCGCATCCGCCGACTGCTCCCGGCCTCGCTCACGGTGCTCGCGGCATCGGCGGCGGGCGTCGTGATCCTCGTGCCGCAGATGTACTGGGCGCAGTTCTTCAAGGAGATCGCGGCGAGTGCCGTCTACGCGCAGAACTGGGTGCTCGCGGCCAGCAGCATCGACTACCTCGCCGCGGAGAACGTGGCGTCACCCGTGCAGCACTTCTGGTCGCTCTCGGTCGAGGAGCAGTTCTACCTCGTCTGGCCGATTCTCATCGGCGCGGTCGTCGTCATCGCGCACCGGCTGGGAAAGACCACCCGGCGCTGGCTCGTCTTCGCCGCGCTGGCGGCCGTCGCGGCCGCATCGTTCTACTTCTCGGTGAACTACACACAGAGCAACCCCGGCGAGGCGTACTTCGCCACCACCACCCGGGCGTGGGAGTTCGCCGCCGGCGGCCTGCTCGCCGTCGTCGGCACCGCGACCCTGCGCGCCGCGAGCCCCGTGCGCACACTGGTCGCCTACGCCGGCTGGGTAGGCATCGCCTACGCCGTCGTCACCTATTCGGGCGCGACGCCGTTCCCCGGGTCGGCCGCCGCCGTTCCCGTGCTCGCCACGCTGGCGGTCATCTGGGCGGGCGCCCCCTCGTCGGCGCTCTCGCCGAACCGGCTGATGGGCACGCCGCCCGTGCAGTTCGTCGGCGCCGTCTCCTACTCCGTCTACCTCTGGCACTGGCCACTGATCGTCTTCTTCACTTTCGTCTTCACCGAGCTGGAGGACTCGACCCGGATCGCGATCATCGTCGCCTCCATCGCCCTCGCCTGGCTGACGACCGTGCTGATCGAGAGCCCGGCCCGCAACCGGAAGACCCTCGTCGGACGCAAGCCGCGCTGGACGCTGCTCGCGATGGTGCTCGCGGTCGCGCTGGTCGCGGTCCCCGCCGTCCTGGGCGCACGGGCGATGGTCGACCAGGCGGCCGCCGACACCGCCCGGGCGGCGACCGCCGTCGCGTCGGCGGACGAGTGCTTCGGCGCGGCGGCCTTCGCCGTGCCCGAGGGTGCCTGCGACGGCGTCGAATACGAGAC
Encoded here:
- a CDS encoding SDR family NAD(P)-dependent oxidoreductase, which produces MTDLAGKNILVVGATGALGSRLARRLADAGATLVLTGTDSSRLAQLDVPGRRLVVDLTDGPDAAATLAAESLGGLDGVVVAAGVVAFGPAGALDPATVARLFAVNAAGPIALIAAALPLLAESATEAREPFVVTISGVVAESPTAGLAAYSASKAALAAFMAAASREMRRSGIRLLDARPGHIETGLATRAIAGTAPAFPTGLDPDAVADRIVAAIEGDEKDLPSTAF
- a CDS encoding MFS transporter — its product is MTTAEQPFRWRSIALPALLPTLLFSIGEGAIIPMIPIVAGNLGATLAIAGFVAALLMLGELLGDIPSGWLVARVGERPAMIGAALLSIVGLVVCVIAPNPVALGFGIFLVGLATAVFALARHAFMTSFVPVAYRARALSTLGGTFRAGAFVGPFITAAVIHLTGTAASSFWIHIVCCLAAAVSLMLLRDPTASFGSVGKVRGEAGVARGAELREGEALVEQEARGLFRTIYDNRAVLTKLGTGAALIGMLRASRMIILPLWAVSIGISEPNTALIIGIAAGIDFALFYASGQIMDRFGRLWSAVPSMVGLGLGHLALAFSHDLPSTVVWFISTAMFMSLANGVGSGILMTLGADLADKKNPAPFLGAWRFTGDLGSATGPLLIAGITGAVSIAAAAGVMGVLGLVGAGILLRYVPRYAPHVPRNLR
- the prfB gene encoding peptide chain release factor 2; translated protein: MDELDFSVEIAALRSTFADIRSVVGVDRLEAEIADLSEQAGVPDLWDDTDKAQKVTSDLSHRQAELAKIVSIASRLDDLEIMVELANDESDAAAADEAKAELKSIEKILGDLEVQTLLDGEYDAHPAVITIRAGAGGVDAADFADMLFRMYLRWAEKHGYSATVMDTSYAEEAGIKSATFEIDAPYAFGTLSVEAGTHRLVRMSPFGAAGKRQTSFAAVEVIPLLEEAVAIDIPENDLRVDVFRSSGPGGQSVNTTDSAVRLTHIPTGTVVSMQNEKSQIQNRAAAMRVLQSRLLIIQKEQEAATKKEFAGVITASWGDQMRSYVLAPYQMVKDLRTEYEEGNPSKVFDGDLDGFINAGIKWRKRDKD
- a CDS encoding RidA family protein, whose product is MRELITSGSPWEAKIGYSRAVVVGDTIYISASAATGPDGKVVSPELYAQTKHVLGMLSGILDDAGFSIADVVQSRLYVSDFENWSEATRAHGEVFGDIRPAFALVHALPFIDPEILVEVELTAVRESL
- the ftsE gene encoding cell division ATP-binding protein FtsE, whose translation is MIRFDSVSKLYSGNTRPALNNVSLEVLKGEFVFLVGASGSGKSSFLRLVLKEEKPSQGQIHVLGQQLGTISNRKVPYFRRNLGVVFQDFRLLPQKTVFDNVAFTLQVIGKSRGFIQEAVPDVLKMVGLAGKTARFPHELSGGEQQRVAIARAIVNKPAILLADEPTGNLDPVTSAGIMTLLQRINLGGTTVIMATHDAGIVDQMKRRVIELTSGQIVRDEREGGYQTQAIPVQQLGLEGEAAR
- the ftsX gene encoding permease-like cell division protein FtsX yields the protein MRLGLVLGEAASGLRRNVSMVISVVLVTFISLTFVGAAILLQMQIGEMKGYWYDRAQVAVYMCTATDNTGNCAQQEATQEQIDQVEAQLESQTLAPFIDRFEYETHEQAFANFQEQFSDSPITGFVTAEMLPESFRVNLNDPTQADILIESLSSSAGVQAVEDQRRYLDSIFAVLNAASFTAIGLATLMLIAAVLLIATTIRLSAFSRRRELGIMRLVGASNRFIQTPFILEGVFAALIGSVLAGGAVLAIVQFFVKGYLAETLGSTTTLVGLDEAIIVVPILIVVGGVLAAASAGFAISRYLKV
- the smpB gene encoding SsrA-binding protein SmpB gives rise to the protein MPREKGQKVVASNKKARHDYLIETTYEAGLVLTGTEVKSLRAGRATLVDGYGFIESGEAWLDAVHIPEFNHGSWNNHPVRRKRKMLLHKEQILKIHNKIKDGGYTLIPLSIYFSNGNAKVEIAIAKGKKEYDKRQTLRERQDKRESDRAMSARRHLGD
- a CDS encoding L-aspartate oxidase, which codes for MNQQAANRNATPERRISTSVLVIGTGGSGLRAAIELSERGVDVLAVGKRPKNDAHTSLAAGGINAALGTMDAEDSWQQHAADTIKESYLLANPHTVEIVTKGARRGIEDLERYGMPFAREADGRISMRFFGAHKYRRTAFAGDYTGLEIQRTLVNRATQLDIPILDSVYITRILVKDNVVFGAYGFNLNDGSRVLIHADAVILAAGGHNRIWRRTSSRRDENTGDSFRLAVLAGGRIRDPELVQFHPSGIIEPENAAGTLISEAARGEGGHLYNSLGERFMEKYDPERMELSTRDRVALAAYTEIKEGRGTEKGAVLLDISHLPRETIMTKLPRVYQTMLELQMLDVTTTPMEIAPTAHYSMGGVWVRPDDHSTDVTGLYAIGEASSGLHGANRLGGNSLIELLVFGRIVGEAAAEYSAGLLSQQRSPEAVDEARAEIAGLLAADGEENVRALQRAIRNTMTEHAGVVRDEAGLVAGLAELDAIEARFAGLGIHPDVAGFQDLAHAFDLKAAAIAARATLQAALERRETRGAHNRSDYPELDPSLQVNLVWSLDGTVAREAIPEVPAEIAELMRDEVSVAGKLLE
- a CDS encoding HNH endonuclease signature motif containing protein; its protein translation is MDTVFTSSATLDSDTFASAPLDGMSDEQLCAAAVELERAGRLMDTARLRVAAELAHRSRFGLGNESLAFRLGHGKAAMLVEALTLVSPREAARRIRLGESIRRDRGFDGVLLSAQHPRVGSALEAGEIGVDAAEAIVRNLDQAAQRAGSSLDAAGNRDVAERELVETARHAPADEVAVQARAWREALDPDGAEPRDEQIYRRRSFILGRETEGMRSFHGTLVGVDAALLQAAFDEAEKPGTTPRFLAEGDEARGIRTVTGDDGEPTTEIVDGRTRDQRRYDIFAGLITAGVRASGNAPVDMRSTAHVSAVITLEELERGVGVGWIDGADEPVAASTVRELVCANGMSLVVMGENGEPLYLYRGRRYFSEQQMRALAVRDGGCVWPGCHSPAAWADGHHVVEFSKGGPTNIDNGVLLCPHHHRMLHRSDFEMRMIGGRPHLVPPAFIDEQRTPILVGRSRIGVNLALQRRLE
- a CDS encoding SIMPL domain-containing protein, producing MSETIITVQGKFSAFYPAERATVSVSVHREAAKREPAFAGALAASTTVRESIVALHDPAAGPVTWWASDSIQVWTEKPWNNEGKQLPLVYHARIGFTVKFSDFEALARWIEAVSATDSVSVGSIAWALTDARRTGVTAEVRSRAVKDAVAKASVYAQSIGLGTVTAVAIADPGMLGDQVHGQSLTDAGSMRAMKASGGSEPELSLKPEDIEVSAVVDARFVAR